AACTAACGTTACAGCCCTATTCATTGTATACTTCGTGCAAATCTAAATTAAGTAAAGACATAATGAATCAAGTCTCTTGGCAAGAAGTTTGCCCCCTGTACAACGATTTTAGCGATCTCCTAGACACTGCTTCCACTCTCCCTCCGATTGAGCCTATTGAGTTACAACCGCGTCTCAAAGCTGCGCTGTCCTACTTCGTTTCAGACAATTGCCCTTCGAAAGTGCTAGTGATTAAAGATGGAGATAGCTTAGCTTATCGACAACTGGTTAGCGATTCGATCGAAAAGCTTGGTCACAGTACAATTATTGGCGTTGAAGCGAACCCAGACCTACTTTTGGACCGCTATAAAAATGTGCAAGGTGAAAACCAAATTTCTAGGGGCCTTGTCTCGCAAGCTAATAAAGGTGTTTTAGTATGTTCCGCTCAGAGCGCACTGGCAAACCTTGGTGTATGGACCAATCTAAAGTCTCTGTTGCAAGGTGCTAAGCTTGAGTGCCTAGCAGTGGACTCAGAGAATGTGTCGGTACAACCACCAACATTTAGCTCAGATTTCAAGCTGGTGATTATCGGTGATCGTGAACAACTTTCAGATTTAGACCTGATAGATAGCGATTACCGTTCTGGATTTATGCAGTACACCGAAGTCGAAAGCGATTTAAAAGTCACCCAAACGAGCGCAGAGCAATACCTGTCGTTCGTAAACTATGTGGTTCGCACTTGTCTCGGGGAAAAGCAACTCGACCGTTCAGCTTATCTCAAACTCCTGCAAGCCGGTGCGCGTGAGACCGAGGATAAGCAATACTGGCCACTGTCACTTGATTGGCACAAAGCGTTGTTATGCGAAGCATCATCCTATAGTCACACTTCTGTGATATCTTGCGAGCATATCGAGTCAGCAATCGATGCAAAGCGAAATCGTGAGTCGTATTTACCTGAGCGTGCTATCGATGACATTTTAGAAGGTCAAGTCGTTATCGAAACCCAAGGAAAGCAAGTGGGTCAAGTCAATGGATTGACCGTCATTGATATCCCAGGCCACCCTATTTCTTATGGTGAGCCGGCACGTATTTCATGTGTCGTTCACTTTGGCGATGGTGACATTTCGGACGTAGAACGCAAAGTAGACCTTGGTGGCAATATCCATGCAAAAGGCATGATGATCATGCAAGCATTTGTCTCATCTGAGCTCGACTTGGATGCACCTCTGCCTTATTCAGCTTCAATTGTATTTGAGCAATCATATTGTGAAGTTGACGGAGACAGCGCCTCACTTGCTGAGCTTTGCTCTTTAGTTAGTGCCTTGTCAGGTTATCCTATCGACCAGCAAATCGCTGTAACCGGAGCAGTCGATCAGTTTGGTCGCGTCCAAGCCGTAGGTGGCCTCAATGAGAAAGTCGAAGGCTTTTACAATGTGTGTAAGCACCAAGGCCTTACTGGCAAACAAGGTGTCATCTTGCCCAAGACAAATGTACAGCACTTGGCATTGAACAAAGAGCTTGTTGAAAGCATCAAGAACGGAGAATTTCACATCTGGTCAGCGACACACGTTGATGAAGTCATCCCACTTTTACTTGGTAAACCTTTCAATAGTGAAAGTGAAGAAAGTGTGATTGGCAAGATTGCTGAACGTATTGAAAACTTTGAAAAACATGAGATGCCAGAATCAATTGTGACAAGGATTAAAAACTGGTTTGTCTAGTCGTGGTCGGACTTGTCTAGCGTACACCTGTTCACTAAGATGGCCTAACGAAAATTTGGAGTAATTATATAATGCAAAACAGACGTGATTCTTATAGCCGTGAAG
This window of the Vibrio maritimus genome carries:
- a CDS encoding S16 family serine protease gives rise to the protein MNQVSWQEVCPLYNDFSDLLDTASTLPPIEPIELQPRLKAALSYFVSDNCPSKVLVIKDGDSLAYRQLVSDSIEKLGHSTIIGVEANPDLLLDRYKNVQGENQISRGLVSQANKGVLVCSAQSALANLGVWTNLKSLLQGAKLECLAVDSENVSVQPPTFSSDFKLVIIGDREQLSDLDLIDSDYRSGFMQYTEVESDLKVTQTSAEQYLSFVNYVVRTCLGEKQLDRSAYLKLLQAGARETEDKQYWPLSLDWHKALLCEASSYSHTSVISCEHIESAIDAKRNRESYLPERAIDDILEGQVVIETQGKQVGQVNGLTVIDIPGHPISYGEPARISCVVHFGDGDISDVERKVDLGGNIHAKGMMIMQAFVSSELDLDAPLPYSASIVFEQSYCEVDGDSASLAELCSLVSALSGYPIDQQIAVTGAVDQFGRVQAVGGLNEKVEGFYNVCKHQGLTGKQGVILPKTNVQHLALNKELVESIKNGEFHIWSATHVDEVIPLLLGKPFNSESEESVIGKIAERIENFEKHEMPESIVTRIKNWFV